A DNA window from Chryseobacterium sp. MEBOG06 contains the following coding sequences:
- a CDS encoding NADH-quinone oxidoreductase subunit J: MDQFLFFLVAFLAVASAVYFVFAKNPLYAILSLIVTMFSIAGMYILLNAQFLAIIQIIVYAGAIMVLFLYILMMLNLNKGDESKKNNTLKFVGVFTAGILLVGVLGVFRGVRDNHIVVENVDRGVGLTKNLGRLLFNEYVLPFELASILILAGIVGAVLIGKKDL, from the coding sequence ATGGATCAGTTTTTATTTTTCTTGGTGGCGTTTTTAGCAGTTGCAAGTGCTGTTTATTTTGTATTTGCAAAAAATCCTTTATATGCTATTTTGTCATTGATTGTTACGATGTTTTCAATTGCCGGAATGTACATCCTTCTGAATGCACAGTTCTTAGCAATTATCCAGATTATAGTGTACGCAGGTGCCATTATGGTACTTTTCCTTTACATCTTAATGATGCTTAACCTTAATAAAGGAGACGAAAGTAAGAAGAACAATACTTTAAAGTTTGTTGGGGTTTTTACAGCAGGTATTCTTCTAGTAGGTGTGCTAGGTGTATTCAGAGGCGTAAGAGACAACCACATTGTTGTTGAAAATGTAGACAGAGGGGTTGGTCTTACTAAAAATCTGGGTAGACTTTTATTCAATGAATATGTTTTACCGTTTGAGCTTGCTTCCATCCTAATTTTGGCAGGTATCGTAGGCGCGGTATTAATCGGTAAAAAAGATTTATAA
- a CDS encoding NuoI/complex I 23 kDa subunit family protein: MKLTNRSKVVSNKEMTLAEKIYLPAIFTGMGITFKHAVRTVIKGAPAVYSYPEVQKPRATIWRGQHVLKRDEEGRERCTACGLCAVACPAEAITMTAAERTKEEKGLYREEKYASVYEINMLRCIFCGMCEEACPKSAIYLTDRLVDVETNRGSFIYGKDKLVEKINERIDITTRQSEKQKNAVK, encoded by the coding sequence ATGAAACTTACAAACAGATCAAAAGTTGTTTCCAATAAAGAGATGACCCTTGCTGAAAAAATCTACCTTCCTGCCATTTTTACAGGGATGGGGATTACCTTTAAGCATGCTGTAAGAACCGTGATAAAGGGTGCTCCCGCAGTATATTCGTATCCGGAAGTACAGAAACCTAGAGCTACTATCTGGAGAGGCCAGCACGTTTTAAAAAGAGACGAAGAAGGCAGAGAAAGATGTACAGCTTGTGGACTTTGTGCGGTAGCTTGTCCTGCAGAAGCCATCACGATGACTGCTGCTGAAAGAACCAAAGAGGAAAAAGGTCTTTACAGAGAAGAAAAATATGCTTCAGTATATGAAATTAATATGCTGAGATGTATCTTCTGTGGAATGTGTGAGGAAGCTTGTCCTAAATCTGCCATCTATCTTACAGACAGATTGGTGGATGTAGAAACCAACAGAGGTTCTTTTATCTATGGAAAAGATAAATTAGTTGAAAAAATAAATGAAAGGATTGACATTACGACAAGACAATCCGAGAAACAAAAAAATGCGGTAAAATAA
- the nuoH gene encoding NADH-quinone oxidoreductase subunit NuoH codes for MDLLTFKLILVLALFLLSLTIAAYSTWAERKVASIMQDRIGPNRAGPFGLLQPLADGGKFFFKEDFTPANAEKFLFVLGPALVMFISLITGAVIPWGKSLNIAGTSFDLQVANIDVGVLFIIGMASIGVYGIMIGGWASNNKYSLLGAIRASSQMISYELAMGLALLSIIMMSGSLDLKVITESQTSGKLWGLIHIDGMNWNIFYQPIAFLVFFVAALAETNRHPFDLPECESELVTGYSTEYSSMKLGLYMFGEYVNMFISNAFMVVLFFGGYNYPGIEWVTQHWGENTAGILSIVAFLTKTVIGILIFMWIRWTLPRFRYDQLMHLGWKTLIPMALVNLLVTGAVILAFAN; via the coding sequence ATGGATTTACTTACATTTAAACTTATACTTGTATTAGCACTTTTCTTGCTATCGTTAACGATCGCAGCCTACTCTACCTGGGCAGAAAGAAAAGTTGCCTCAATCATGCAGGATAGAATTGGTCCTAACAGAGCCGGACCTTTCGGATTATTGCAACCTCTTGCTGATGGTGGAAAGTTTTTCTTTAAAGAAGACTTTACCCCTGCCAATGCTGAAAAATTCCTTTTCGTATTGGGACCAGCTTTAGTAATGTTTATTTCATTAATCACAGGGGCGGTTATTCCTTGGGGTAAAAGTTTAAATATTGCAGGTACTTCTTTTGATCTTCAGGTTGCCAACATTGACGTTGGAGTACTTTTCATCATCGGAATGGCTTCAATTGGTGTTTACGGAATCATGATCGGAGGTTGGGCTTCCAACAACAAATATTCATTATTAGGTGCTATCCGTGCTTCTTCTCAGATGATTTCTTACGAACTGGCAATGGGATTGGCACTTCTTTCAATCATCATGATGTCGGGAAGTCTGGATCTAAAAGTAATTACTGAAAGTCAGACTTCAGGAAAACTTTGGGGATTAATTCATATTGATGGTATGAACTGGAACATTTTCTACCAGCCAATCGCCTTCCTTGTTTTCTTTGTAGCAGCCTTAGCAGAAACCAACAGACACCCTTTCGATTTACCTGAATGTGAATCTGAATTGGTAACAGGATATTCTACAGAATACTCTTCTATGAAGTTAGGATTATATATGTTCGGAGAATATGTGAACATGTTTATCTCTAATGCATTCATGGTGGTTCTTTTCTTCGGAGGGTACAACTATCCTGGTATAGAATGGGTAACTCAGCACTGGGGTGAAAACACTGCAGGAATTTTGAGTATTGTAGCATTCCTTACCAAGACAGTAATTGGAATTTTGATCTTCATGTGGATCAGATGGACACTTCCAAGATTCAGATATGATCAATTAATGCATTTGGGATGGAAAACGTTGATTCCAATGGCATTAGTAAATCTATTAGTTACAGGAGCTGTAATTTTAGCATTTGCAAACTAG
- a CDS encoding 2Fe-2S iron-sulfur cluster-binding protein has translation MSEEVKKFKITIDGQTTEVLPGTSILEAARQIGGKSVPPAMCYYSKLETSGGRCRTCLVEVSKGSEADPRPMPKLVASCRTNVMDGMEVKNLTSEKAQDGRKAVTEFLLVNHPLDCPICDQAGECHLQDLGYEHGVESTRTEFERNTYEADDLGPNIKLNMNRCILCARCVLTANQLTETREHGILFRGDHAEISTYLNKALDNDYIGNIIDVCPVGALTDRTARFASRVWFTKPMNASCKCDKCSGKAVVWMKGDEIVRVTARKDQWGEVEEFICDTCRFERKALSDWNIEGPRHIDRHSVISLNHYEKPKDELRVLDNPMAKEISEKDEK, from the coding sequence ATGAGCGAAGAAGTTAAAAAATTCAAAATAACTATAGACGGACAGACTACTGAAGTTTTGCCTGGTACTTCTATTTTGGAAGCTGCAAGACAGATCGGGGGTAAATCTGTACCTCCCGCTATGTGCTACTACAGCAAATTAGAGACCAGTGGAGGGAGATGTAGAACTTGTTTAGTTGAAGTTTCTAAAGGATCTGAAGCTGATCCACGTCCTATGCCAAAATTAGTAGCAAGCTGCAGAACTAATGTAATGGACGGCATGGAGGTAAAAAACCTTACGTCTGAGAAAGCTCAGGATGGAAGAAAAGCGGTTACTGAATTCTTATTGGTCAATCACCCGCTAGACTGCCCTATCTGTGATCAGGCAGGAGAATGCCACCTTCAGGACTTAGGCTATGAGCATGGGGTGGAAAGTACAAGAACAGAATTCGAAAGAAATACTTACGAAGCTGATGATCTTGGACCGAACATCAAATTAAACATGAACCGTTGTATTCTTTGTGCAAGATGTGTGCTTACAGCTAATCAGCTTACAGAAACAAGAGAACACGGTATTCTTTTCAGAGGAGATCATGCTGAAATTTCAACCTATTTAAATAAAGCTTTAGACAATGATTACATCGGAAATATTATCGATGTGTGTCCTGTAGGAGCATTAACAGACAGAACAGCTCGTTTTGCAAGCAGAGTTTGGTTTACAAAACCAATGAACGCTTCTTGTAAGTGTGATAAGTGTTCCGGAAAAGCGGTTGTTTGGATGAAAGGTGATGAAATTGTAAGAGTAACAGCAAGAAAAGATCAATGGGGTGAAGTAGAAGAATTCATCTGTGATACCTGCCGTTTCGAAAGAAAAGCATTATCAGACTGGAATATTGAAGGTCCTAGACATATCGACAGACACTCTGTAATTTCATTGAATCACTACGAAAAGCCTAAGGACGAGCTAAGAGTTTTAGACAACCCAATGGCTAAGGAAATCAGTGAAAAAGACGAAAAATAA
- the nuoF gene encoding NADH-quinone oxidoreductase subunit NuoF gives MSKKLLLKDAHIEGIRYFETYRKQGGYTAAEKALKMTPDQILEEVKASGLRGRGGAGFPTGMKWSFLAKPEGVPRHLVVNADESEPGTFKDRYLMEFLPHVLIEGMLISSYCLGSNVSYIYIRGEYSWIPDILEEAIEEAKAAGFLGKNIMGTGFDCEIYVQRGGGAYICGEETALLESLEGKRGNPRLKPPFPAVKGLWERPTVVNNVESIAAIVPIIDITGAEYAKIGVGRSTGTKLISACGNINKPGVYEIDMTITVEEFIYSDEYCGGIKDGKKLKACIPGGSSVPIVPANLLLRTVNGEPRYMNYESLADGGFATGTMMGSGGFIVLDEDQCIVEHTMTLARFYNHESCGQCTPCREGTGWMYKILKKIEKGEGKMEDIDLLWDIQRKIEGNTICPLGDAAAWPVAAAIRHFRDEFEWHIKNPELSQTQNYGLAHYADPIPAVENNA, from the coding sequence ATGAGTAAAAAACTTTTACTTAAAGACGCACATATAGAAGGTATCCGTTACTTTGAAACTTACCGTAAACAGGGAGGTTACACTGCAGCTGAAAAAGCCTTGAAGATGACCCCTGACCAAATTCTTGAAGAAGTAAAAGCTTCAGGATTAAGAGGACGTGGTGGAGCTGGATTCCCAACCGGAATGAAATGGAGCTTTTTGGCAAAACCTGAAGGCGTTCCAAGACACCTTGTTGTGAATGCCGATGAATCTGAGCCTGGAACATTCAAAGACAGATATCTGATGGAATTTCTTCCTCATGTACTGATTGAAGGAATGCTGATCTCATCTTACTGCTTAGGTTCAAATGTTTCTTACATCTACATTCGTGGAGAATATTCATGGATTCCTGATATCTTGGAAGAAGCTATTGAAGAAGCAAAAGCTGCAGGATTTTTAGGTAAAAACATCATGGGAACAGGTTTCGATTGCGAAATTTATGTTCAAAGAGGAGGTGGAGCCTATATCTGTGGTGAAGAAACCGCATTGCTTGAATCTCTTGAAGGAAAAAGAGGTAACCCAAGATTAAAACCACCATTCCCGGCTGTAAAAGGTCTTTGGGAGAGACCAACGGTGGTAAACAATGTTGAGTCTATTGCAGCTATTGTCCCAATCATTGATATTACAGGTGCTGAATATGCTAAAATTGGCGTTGGAAGATCTACAGGAACGAAATTAATTTCTGCTTGTGGAAATATCAATAAACCAGGTGTATATGAAATAGATATGACCATCACTGTAGAAGAATTTATTTATTCTGATGAATATTGCGGTGGTATTAAAGACGGAAAAAAATTAAAGGCTTGTATTCCTGGAGGAAGTTCTGTTCCTATTGTTCCTGCTAACTTATTGCTGAGAACGGTGAACGGAGAGCCAAGATATATGAACTATGAATCATTGGCAGATGGTGGTTTTGCTACCGGAACTATGATGGGTTCAGGAGGATTCATCGTTTTAGATGAAGACCAGTGCATCGTAGAACATACAATGACTTTAGCAAGATTCTATAATCACGAAAGCTGTGGGCAGTGTACGCCTTGCCGTGAAGGTACAGGATGGATGTACAAGATTTTAAAGAAAATTGAGAAAGGAGAAGGTAAAATGGAAGATATCGATCTACTTTGGGATATCCAGAGAAAAATCGAAGGAAATACGATCTGTCCATTAGGTGATGCAGCAGCCTGGCCTGTTGCAGCAGCCATTCGTCACTTCAGAGATGAGTTTGAGTGGCATATAAAAAACCCTGAGTTATCTCAGACACAAAATTATGGACTGGCACATTATGCTGATCCTATTCCTGCTGTTGAAAACAATGCATAG